Proteins found in one Oreochromis niloticus isolate F11D_XX unplaced genomic scaffold, O_niloticus_UMD_NMBU tig00001931_pilon, whole genome shotgun sequence genomic segment:
- the LOC109200186 gene encoding uncharacterized protein LOC109200186, which yields MQPCSPQHHPEALQNNRPSVIQFAPKIAQVKSVQAPEELVPVTPQKPSTQEKVKWLWAAKDTGRVEAVVGPYKLYDSSFRTLEDSGWLSDEVIDGYLHCLIRKQKEPVYQLSCVVATSLFSGKFKCVTKMLFPAEDIWLCPLNFGAHWILVVVKISSRSVLLLDPLGNEGCYERKIMRNWRNFLKMKGKEESRVDWKMETLPHNKQMDSSSCGVLVLKFAEHYLMSGEVTRVLSTPEAIGLQRTEIACELHDSK from the exons ATGCAGCCTTGCAGTCCTCAGCATCATCCTGAAGCGCTGCAAAATAACAGACCCTCTGTCATACAGTTTGCACCAAAAATAGCTCAGGTAAAATCAGTCCAAGCACCAGAAGAGCTTGTACCAGTGACCCCCCAGAAACCCAGCACGCAAGAAAAAG tgaaGTGGCTTTGGGCTGCAAAAGACACCGGGCGTGTGGAGGCAGTCGTTGGGCCATACAAATTGTATGACTCTTCTTTTCGCACACTGGAGGACAGTGGGTGGCTTTCTGATGAG GTCATTGATGGATACCTGCACTGCCTCATTAGGAAACAAAAG GAACCCGTGTATCAGTTGTCTTGCGTTGTTGCAACCTCTCTGTTTTCTGGGAAGTTTAAATGTGTCACCAAG aTGTTGTTTCCAGCTGAGGACATTTGGTTGTGCCCACTGAACTTCGGTGCACACTGGATCCTTGTG gtTGTCAAAATCTCCTCACGATCTGTACTGCTGTTAGACCCTCTTGGAAATGAAGGTTGTTATGAAAGGAAAATTATGCGTAACTGGAG gaATTTTCTGAAGATGAAAGGAAAGGAAGAGTCCCGAGTGGATTGGAAAATGGAGACTCTGCCACACAACAAGCAGATGGACTCCAGCAGTTGTGGAGTTTTAGTGTTGAAG tttgccGAACACTACCTTATGAGTGGAGAGGTTACTAGGGTGCTGTCCACTCCAGAAGCCATTGGGCTGCAACGCACAGAAATTGCTTGCGAACTACATGACTCAAAGTAA